The DNA window TCCAACCTTTCTTTTACATTTGGCCAGGGTTTTTGATTATCGGGAATATCTACATCTTTATGGACACTGTTTAACCACGATTTCAATTCTTCATCGTTATGTTTGAACTCATCACTCATCAGCATCAACCCATCTTTTTGAAAAGTAGTGGTACAACTTTTTTCTTGCTCTGACCAACATCTGGGCTAACGCTTGCTCGGACGTACCCAATTTCTGCGCAATTTCATTGTATGACTTCTCTTCAATGTAATACATGAAAAGAACTTGACGATATACAGGCTTTAACGCTTGAAGAGCTTCGTGCAGGATTTCATTACGAATATGATCTTCAACTTGATCAGCTACAGTAGGGAGTAAAAAAGGAGCCTTCTTATCATTAATGACTTGAGGCTCCGGTACATGATGATATTTTTTGTTTTTCTTAAATAAATCATAGGCATAGTTTCTAGCAATTCTAATGATCCACGCTTTGTGAATGGATTTCGCCTTCGGTGCCTTATCTACTACTTTAAAGAATGTTTCTTGTACAATATCTTCAGCTAACTCATGATTTCGGTATAGAAAGTAAATATCCCGATATACTAGCTTCCGATATTCATTATAAGTTATTTTCTGGGCATTGTGGTCTAATTCATAGAAATTAGTGCGTAAAAAATACAACCATTGATCCTGCTCCACTTTTACCGTCCCCTACCATTTTTATTCTCTCTAAATATTAAATGGAGTTATAAGCAAGAAGTTTTTAGAATCTATTTATATCTTAACATAAATTACCATACGCAAAATATGAATTATTAATTCTTTAAAAATATTTTTTTACAAAAAAGTCATGTTTTGCTAGGATAAGTCGTTTATGTAGTAGAATAGCTTTTTTGACTACAGACATCTTTCAAGCTACCTTACTTATTCTCAAGCAGGGTAACAAACAAGAAGCTGTAAACCTACTAGATTCTTGTCATGGAAAAAGGGGGAGCTCACATCGAGGAAGGGGGAGGTGAAATTCTTTTTTATGGTCGGTTGAAGGGGTTAAATCTAGTAATTTTTAAAATCTATTAAATTTAAGGAGGGTGTTCGACTTGGTAAATACAATTTTAAATCGCAAAAAATGGACTAGAATGTTTGTATTTTCTCTTACGTTTATTCTGGCTCTAACAGGTGCAGTTAGTGCATATGCTGCTGATAGCGGAGAAAAGGTAGGGAGTATTGATATTACCAATGCCATAAAACAAAATCTTAGTCAAGTGCAAGGCGATGTCGGAGCCTTCGCTACTCTAACTATTGACTGGAGCATTCCAGGTAATTCTACTGCGACTGGAACAACAGGGTTGCCAATGGAATCAGGGGAGTCAATTACCATCAATGTGTCCTATTCACCTAGTGCTTCTAGTGTGCAAGCAGGGATAATTCAGCCGGATGGATCATTTAGATATGTTAATGGAAGCAGAGGAAGCGTTAATCATGAATTTTCTATCTCCCAAAGAGGAACTTACTATGTAGCAATTGTAAATAGCTCCTCTAACACACTTACTGTAACAGGGTTTGTTAACTACTAATTAATTCGTTATATGAAAATAGTCCCCTAGCTAGGGGACTATTTTACATAGAATCAGAGCTTTTGATTCAGTCATCTTATTCATCCTCTAAGTGAATTTCTCCAATTTCAATTTTTGAGAGTATGTTCTGCCACTCTTCCGGAGTGAATTTGTGTTCGTCCGAAAGTTTTACTGATACAGGTGATAAAGGTAACTTCAGCACATTATCAAGATCAATTTTTTTAACAAACTCTTCGTGTTCAATATGTGGAACGGCTGTTTCTTCAATTTCCATTGTGAAATCATTAGCAAAATTGCTTTCAAGGGAATTTGTTGCT is part of the Bacillus horti genome and encodes:
- a CDS encoding RNA polymerase sigma factor, with protein sequence MEQDQWLYFLRTNFYELDHNAQKITYNEYRKLVYRDIYFLYRNHELAEDIVQETFFKVVDKAPKAKSIHKAWIIRIARNYAYDLFKKNKKYHHVPEPQVINDKKAPFLLPTVADQVEDHIRNEILHEALQALKPVYRQVLFMYYIEEKSYNEIAQKLGTSEQALAQMLVRARKKLYHYFSKRWVDADE